One genomic segment of Brachionichthys hirsutus isolate HB-005 chromosome 13, CSIRO-AGI_Bhir_v1, whole genome shotgun sequence includes these proteins:
- the laptm4b gene encoding lysosomal-associated transmembrane protein 4B has product MMISPWDRWYSTSCCLCCHVRTGTIILGIWYMLINAVVLLILLSALNDPVQYRYHLTSSELGTDVDAMDDANICIATAISLLMILICGMATYGAYKQHAAWIIPFFCYQIFDFALNTLVAISVVVYPNTVQDYLQQLPGTFPYKEDIMSTNNMCLVVAVVLFIGCILSFKAYLIGCVWNCYRFVSGMGTTEVLVYVTTNDTAVLLPPYEEAVATPPKEPPTQEPPPKEPPPQYMEA; this is encoded by the exons ATGATGATTTCGCCGTGGGACCGGTGGTACTCGACGAGCTGCTGCCTGTGCTGCCATGTTCGGACGGGCACCATTATCCTGGGCATATGGTACATG CTCATCAACGCGGTCGTCCTGCTCATCTTGCTGTCGGCCCTCAATGACCCCGTTCAGTACCGCTACCACCTCACCAGCTCCGAGCTGGGGACCGACGTCGACGCCATGGACGATGCAA ATATATGCATAGCCACTGCGATATCCCTGCTGATGATCCTCATATGTGGCATGGCGACGTACGGCGCATACAAG CAACACGCGGCTTGGATCATTCCGTTCTTCTGCTACCAAATCTTCGACTTCGCCCTGAACACTCTGGTAGCCATTAGTGTGGTTGTTTATCCCAACACGGTGCAGGACTACCTCCAGCAGCTG CCGGGGACGTTCCCTTACAAAGAGGACATCATGTCTACCAACAACATGTGCCTCGTGGTCGCTGTCGTCCTCTTCATTGGCTGCATCCTGTCCTTCAAG GCCTACCTGATCGGCTGCGTGTGGAACTGCTACAGATTCGTGAGCGGCATGGGCACCACGGAGGTCCTGGTTTACGTCACCACCAACGACACCGCG GTTCTGTTGCCTCCATACGAGGAGGCGGTGGCCACCCCCCCCAAGGAGCCCCCTACCCAGGAGCCCCCTCCCAAGGAGCCCCCTCCCCAGTACATGGAGGCGTGA
- the LOC137903034 gene encoding large ribosomal subunit protein eL30-like: MVAAKKAKKSMESINSRLQLVMKSGKYVLGYKQSQKMIRQGKAKLIILANNCPALRKSEIEYYALLAKTGVHHYSGNNIELGTACGKYYRVCTLAIIDPGDSDIIRSMPEQQQPPQ, from the exons ATGGTGGCTGCAAAGAAAGCG AAAAAGTCCATGGAGTCCATCAACTCCCGTCTCCAGCTGGTGATGAAGAGTGGAAAGTACGTCCTGGGCTACAAGCAGTCTCAGAAGATGATCCGTCAGGGCAAAGCCAAGCTGATCATCCTGGCCAACAACTGTCCAGCTCTCAG GAAATCTGAGATTGAGTACTACGCCTTACTGGCCAAGACCGGTGTCCACCACTACAGCGGAAACAACATTGAGCTCGGCACCGCCTGCGGCAAATACTACAGGGTGTGCACACTGGCCATCATCGACCCCG gtgattctgacatcatcaggagcatgccagagcagcagcaaccaCCTCAGtag
- the LOC137903011 gene encoding large ribosomal subunit protein eL30 — MVAAKKAKKSMESINSRLQLVMKSGKYVLGYKQSQKMIRQGKAKLVILANNCPALRKSEIEYYAMLAKTGVHHYSGNNIELGTACGKYYRVCTLAIIDAGDSDIIRSMPDQQQPPQ; from the exons ATGGTGGCTGCAAAGAAAGCG AAAAAGTCCATGGAGTCCATCAACTCCCGTCTCCAGCTGGTGATGAAGAGTGGAAAGTACGTCCTGGGCTACAAGCAGTCTCAGAAGATGATCCGTCAGGGCAAAGCCAAGCTGGTTATCCTGGCCAACAACTGTCCAGCTCTCAG GAAATCTGAGATTGAGTACTACGCCATGCTGGCCAAGACCGGTGTCCACCACTACAGCGGAAACAACATTGAGCTCGGCACCGCCTGCGGCAAATACTACAGGGTGTGCACACTGGCCATCATCGACGCTG GTGATTCTGACATCATCAGGAGCATGCCAGATCAGCAGCAACCACCTCAGtag